The Neofelis nebulosa isolate mNeoNeb1 chromosome 16, mNeoNeb1.pri, whole genome shotgun sequence genome includes a window with the following:
- the LOC131497024 gene encoding zinc finger protein 883-like isoform X2: protein MEKNTEVDASLKEAWGYTEFKEDAQDRLRKEATVIFKKVTSVAESNPKCIESGRRVSQKSDFVTQSRHPKEERPYICDAQGKIFKQNSKLARHQKDSTNEKALQCNECSKLLSDHSVYVRHCVAHSGEKNLECNQYGKTFGHGIHHTEHEKTNIGEKSYEDRKRYIWDSYLSKHRQSVHGGKEYNVHERALIQNAPFIQHQRTQYREKPYECSECRKAFGNYSALTVHQRIHTGEKPYECIECGRAFNHSASLIQHQRIHTGEKPHECNECGKAFIKITHFIQHQRIHTGEKPFECNECGKAFSHNSSRIEHQFIHTGEKPYECSKCGKAFSHNSSLIVHQFIHTGEKPYECSECGKVFSQSSHLYQHQRTHTGEKPYTCNVCGKAFSDRSALIRHQRTHTGEKPYTCRECGKAFSQSSTLIKHTKIHTGEKPYTCKECGKAFSQSSSLTQHQKIHTGEKPFDCPECGKAFSRSAHLTQHQRIHTGEKPCECKECGRAFRCSSALIRHQRLHSGESL, encoded by the coding sequence ATGGAGAAAAACACAGAGGTTGATGCAAGTTTGAAAGAAGCCTGGGGATATACAGAGTTCAAAGAGGATGCTCAAGATAGACTCCGGAAAGAAGCAACGGTTATCTTCAAGAAAGTAACTTCTGTAGCTGAGAGTAACCCCAAATGTATTGAATCTGGCAGACGTGTTAGTCAAAAGTCAGACTTTGTTACACAATCAAGACATCCTAAAGAAGAGAGACCATATATATGTGATGCTCAGGGAAAGATCTTTAAACAGAATTCAAAATTAGCAAGACATCAGAAAGATAGCACAAATGAGAAAGCTCTTCAGTGTAATGAATGTAGTAAACTACTCAGTGATCACTCAGTATATGTGCGACATTGTGTAGCTCATAgtggagaaaaaaatttggaatgtAATCAGTATGGGAAGACCTTTGGCCATGGCATACACCACACTGAACATGAGAAAACCAATATTGGAGAGAAGTCTTACGAAGATAGGAAACGCTATATCTGGGACTCGTACCTTTCCAAACATCGTCAGAGTGTTCATGGTGGGAAGGAATATAATGTGCATGAAAGAGCCTTAATTCAGAATGCACCTTTTATTCAGCATCAGAGAACCCAATATagagagaaaccttatgaatgtagtGAATGTAGAAAAGCTTTTGGTAATTATTCAGCCCTTACAgtacatcagagaattcatactggagagaaaccatatgaATGCATTGAATGTGGGAGAGCCTTTAATCATAGTGCCTCTCTTATTCAACACCAGagaatccatactggagagaagccccatgaatgtaatgaatgtgggaaggctTTTATTAAGATAACGCACTTTATTCAACATCAgcgaattcatactggagagaaaccttttgAATGTAACGAATGTGGTAAAGCCTTCAGTCACAATTCATCCCGTATTGAACATCAGTttattcatactggagagaagccctatgaatgcagtaaatgtgggaaagcctttagccACAACTCGTCCCTTATCGTCCATCAATTtattcacactggagagaaaccctacgAATGCAGTGAATGTGGCAAGGTCTTTAGTCAGAGCTCACACCTCTATCaacatcagagaactcacactggagagaaaccttacaccTGTAATGtctgtgggaaagcctttagtgATCGATCGGCCCTTATTCGCCATCAGAGAACtcatactggagaaaaaccctACACGTGTAGAGAATGTGGTAAAGCTTTCAGTCAGAGCTCAACTctcataaaacatacaaaaatccacacaggagagaaaccttacacctgtaaagaatgtgggaaagcGTTCAGCCAGAGTTCGTCTCTTACTCAGCATCAGAAgattcacactggagagaaaccgtTTGATTGTCCtgagtgtgggaaagccttcagcaGAAGTGCCCATCTTACTCAGCATCAGAggattcacactggagagaagccctGTGAGTGTAAAGAATGTGGGAGAGCTTTTAGGTGTAGTTCAGCCCTCATTAGGCATCAAAGACTTCATAGTGGAGAATCACTCTGA